A region from the Pseudomonas sp. KU26590 genome encodes:
- the acnA gene encoding aconitate hydratase AcnA, with translation MPSLDSLKSLKTLEVSNKTYHYFSLPDAARTLGDLDKLPMSLKVLLENLLRWEDNHTVTGDDLKALADWLIERKSHREIQYRPARVLMQDFTGVPAVVDLAAMRAAVAKAGGDPQRINPLSPVDLVIDHSVMVDRFGDDKAFGENVDIEMQRNGERYAFLRWGQNAFDNFSVVPPGTGICHQVNLEYLGRTVWTKEEDGRTYAFPDTLVGTDSHTTMINGLGVLGWGVGGIEAEAAMLGQPVSMLIPEVIGFKLIGKLREGITATDLVLTVTQMLRKKGVVGKFVEFYGDGLADLPLADRATIANMAPEYGATCGFFPVDDVTLEYLRLSGRPDETVKLVEAYCKAQGLWRLPGQEPAFTDALELDMGTVVASLAGPKRPQDRVALPDVSQAFSDFLGLAVSPSKHEEGRLESEGGGGVAVGNAAQVGEAEYEYNGQTYRLKNGAVVIAAITSCTNTSNPSVMMAAGLLAKKAVEKGLQRKPWVKSSLAPGSKVVTDYYNAAGLTEYLDKLGFDLVGYGCTTCIGNSGPLPDPIEKAIQQSDLTVASVLSGNRNFEGRVHPLVKTNWLASPPLVVAYALAGTVRTDLSSEPLGEGSDGQPVYLRDIWPTQQEIADAVMNVSTSMFHKEYAEVFAGDAQWQAIQVPEAATYVWQPDSTYIQHPPFFEDVAGPLPVIADVQQARVLAVLGDSVTTDHISPAGNIKLDSPAGRYLRSKGVEYKDFNSYGSRRGNHEVMMRGTFANIRIRNEMLGGEEGGYTLHVPTDEKLPIYDAAMRYQEEGTPLVVIAGQEYGTGSSRDWAAKGTNLLGVKAVIAESFERIHRSNLVGMGVLPLQFRAGESRKTLGLTGKEVLNITRLTGATLKPGMSLAVQITREDGQQENIDVLCRIDTLNEVEYFKAGGILHYVLRQLIAS, from the coding sequence ATGCCCTCCCTCGATAGCCTGAAAAGCCTCAAGACACTCGAAGTCAGCAATAAGACCTACCACTATTTCAGCCTCCCGGATGCCGCGCGCACGTTGGGCGATCTCGACAAACTGCCGATGTCGCTCAAGGTGCTGCTGGAAAACCTGCTGCGCTGGGAAGACAACCACACGGTGACCGGCGACGACCTCAAGGCCCTCGCCGACTGGCTGATTGAGCGCAAATCCCATCGGGAAATCCAGTACCGCCCCGCGCGCGTGCTGATGCAGGATTTCACCGGCGTCCCGGCGGTGGTTGACCTCGCCGCCATGCGCGCCGCCGTGGCCAAGGCCGGTGGCGATCCCCAGCGCATCAACCCGCTGTCGCCGGTGGATCTGGTCATCGATCACTCGGTCATGGTCGACCGGTTCGGCGACGACAAGGCCTTCGGCGAGAACGTCGACATCGAGATGCAGCGCAACGGCGAGCGTTACGCGTTCCTGCGCTGGGGCCAGAACGCGTTCGATAACTTCAGCGTGGTGCCGCCGGGCACCGGCATCTGCCATCAGGTCAACCTGGAATACCTCGGCCGCACCGTGTGGACCAAGGAAGAAGACGGCCGCACCTACGCCTTCCCGGACACGCTGGTCGGTACCGATTCCCACACCACAATGATCAACGGCCTCGGCGTACTCGGCTGGGGTGTCGGCGGCATTGAGGCGGAAGCGGCCATGCTCGGCCAACCGGTGTCGATGCTGATTCCGGAAGTCATCGGCTTCAAGCTCATCGGCAAACTGCGCGAAGGCATCACCGCCACCGACCTGGTGCTGACCGTGACGCAGATGCTGCGCAAGAAAGGCGTGGTCGGTAAATTCGTCGAATTCTATGGCGACGGCCTGGCCGACTTGCCGCTGGCGGATCGCGCCACCATCGCCAACATGGCCCCGGAATACGGCGCGACGTGCGGCTTCTTCCCGGTCGACGACGTCACGCTGGAATACCTGCGCCTGTCGGGGCGTCCGGACGAAACGGTGAAATTGGTCGAGGCCTATTGCAAGGCCCAGGGTCTGTGGCGCCTGCCCGGTCAGGAACCGGCGTTCACCGATGCGCTGGAGCTGGACATGGGTACGGTGGTCGCCAGCCTCGCCGGCCCTAAACGTCCCCAGGATCGCGTCGCCCTTCCCGATGTATCCCAGGCGTTCAGCGACTTCCTCGGGTTGGCCGTCAGCCCGAGCAAGCACGAAGAAGGCCGACTGGAAAGCGAAGGCGGCGGCGGTGTCGCAGTGGGCAACGCCGCCCAGGTGGGCGAGGCTGAGTATGAATACAACGGCCAGACCTATCGCCTGAAGAACGGTGCGGTGGTCATCGCTGCCATCACGTCCTGCACCAACACCTCCAACCCCAGCGTGATGATGGCGGCCGGTCTGCTGGCGAAAAAAGCCGTCGAGAAAGGCCTGCAGCGCAAACCGTGGGTGAAGAGTTCGCTCGCACCCGGCTCCAAGGTCGTGACCGATTACTACAACGCCGCTGGTCTCACGGAGTATCTCGATAAGTTGGGCTTTGACCTGGTCGGCTACGGCTGCACCACTTGCATCGGCAACTCGGGGCCATTGCCCGATCCGATTGAAAAAGCCATTCAGCAGTCGGACCTGACGGTCGCGTCGGTGCTGTCGGGCAACCGAAACTTTGAAGGACGGGTGCACCCGCTGGTGAAAACCAACTGGCTGGCCTCGCCGCCGCTGGTGGTCGCTTACGCCTTGGCCGGCACCGTGCGCACCGACCTGAGCAGCGAGCCCCTGGGCGAAGGCAGCGACGGCCAGCCGGTTTATCTGCGCGACATCTGGCCGACCCAGCAAGAGATAGCCGACGCCGTGATGAACGTCAGCACCAGCATGTTTCACAAGGAATACGCCGAAGTCTTCGCCGGTGACGCCCAGTGGCAGGCGATTCAGGTGCCGGAGGCGGCGACCTACGTCTGGCAGCCGGACTCGACCTACATTCAGCACCCGCCGTTCTTTGAGGACGTCGCCGGTCCTTTGCCGGTCATCGCCGACGTGCAGCAGGCTCGCGTACTGGCGGTACTGGGCGACTCGGTGACCACTGACCACATCTCCCCCGCCGGCAACATCAAACTCGACAGCCCGGCCGGTCGCTACCTGCGCAGCAAGGGCGTGGAGTACAAGGACTTCAACTCCTACGGTTCGCGGCGCGGCAACCATGAAGTGATGATGCGCGGCACCTTCGCCAACATCCGCATTCGCAACGAAATGCTCGGCGGCGAAGAAGGCGGTTACACGCTGCACGTGCCCACCGACGAGAAGCTGCCGATCTATGACGCGGCCATGCGTTACCAGGAAGAAGGCACGCCACTGGTGGTCATTGCCGGTCAGGAATACGGCACGGGCTCCAGTCGCGACTGGGCGGCGAAAGGCACGAATCTGCTGGGCGTCAAAGCGGTGATCGCCGAGAGTTTCGAGCGCATTCACCGTTCCAACCTGGTCGGCATGGGCGTCCTGCCCCTGCAGTTCAGGGCTGGCGAAAGTCGCAAAACCCTGGGCCTGACGGGCAAGGAAGTGCTGAACATCACCAGGCTCACCGGTGCCACCCTCAAGCCAGGCATGAGCCTGGCGGTGCAGATTACCCGCGAGGACGGCCAGCAGGAAAACATCGACGTGCTGTGCCGGATCGATACCTTGAACGAGGTGGAATACTTCAAGGCGGGAGGGATTCTGCATTACGTGTTGCGGCAGTTGATTGCTTCCTGA
- a CDS encoding autotransporter outer membrane beta-barrel domain-containing protein yields the protein MKQFFKRRVVTSLGLSIASVLTCVQAGASEFERIDIGNNSIYLGPDDQPDSYAIGAFGKLDVSGGTVDRVTAYGGTIAIHDGSFVRQGIVAGKWLDVVGSVVHGDSNVAVVVQEGGVGNITGSLIEGGGLAVSSVALSTVNISNSSVTALKSDASGYGWGVGVFGGTLNIAEESDVVGLQNGAYLSSGRVAGQTKTFNTGSLIIEHAALRSIEGAAIKVENVLGDDAFTDIQIKNGATIIAGNGRILEVVKGGHVSFRSDKSELIGDLHSDPDSLLDVGLTNGSILTGNVFGVNLMTIGIDSKWFMSRQTEIGSMVLDGGSVGFTGDGFHSLSLGKLSGSGLFDMRINLDDGTGDLLSVNGEASGRHRLRIQNTGTEAVPAEFDPLRVVHTEGGDAEFGLVGGRADLGVYSYALERQGTDWFIVGSGKEISPSTKSALALFNTAPTVWNSELTTLRSRMGEVRGQEQGGGWMRTYGSRFNASLDSGVDYSQKQQGLSFGADAPVPVGNGQLLLGLMGGYSKSDLDIGRGTSGQVDSYYVGAYGTWLSEGGYYLDGVLKLNQFHNESKVAMSDGTKAKGDYSSKALGGSLEVGKHVKLGDEYFVEPFAQVSSVWIDGSRYTLDNGMQARTNQTQSVLGKVGSTVGRSFALKDGGVVKPYARVALAHEFSRSNDVSVNGQRFDNDLFGSRAELGAGVSVSLSERLQVHVDFDYMKGEHVEQPWGANVGVRLAF from the coding sequence TTGAAACAGTTTTTTAAACGTCGAGTTGTGACATCTTTAGGTTTAAGTATTGCTAGTGTTCTCACCTGCGTGCAGGCAGGTGCGTCAGAGTTTGAGCGGATTGACATCGGCAACAACTCCATTTATCTCGGGCCTGATGATCAGCCAGACTCATATGCGATTGGTGCATTCGGAAAGCTGGATGTGTCTGGTGGAACCGTTGACAGAGTCACAGCATACGGTGGGACCATTGCCATCCACGATGGCAGCTTCGTGAGACAGGGTATCGTTGCTGGTAAATGGCTGGACGTTGTAGGTTCAGTTGTTCATGGGGATTCGAATGTTGCGGTCGTCGTCCAAGAGGGCGGCGTCGGTAATATCACTGGTAGCTTGATAGAGGGCGGCGGCCTTGCCGTTAGTTCGGTGGCGCTTAGCACCGTTAATATATCGAATTCATCAGTCACCGCATTGAAGTCCGACGCGTCAGGGTACGGGTGGGGGGTCGGAGTATTCGGAGGTACGCTGAATATAGCTGAGGAAAGTGACGTGGTGGGACTCCAGAACGGCGCGTATCTTTCGTCCGGAAGAGTCGCTGGACAAACCAAAACTTTCAATACCGGCAGCCTCATCATTGAACATGCAGCCTTGAGGTCAATCGAGGGAGCTGCCATAAAAGTTGAGAATGTTTTAGGTGATGATGCTTTCACCGACATACAGATTAAAAATGGTGCCACCATAATCGCAGGTAACGGTCGTATCTTAGAGGTTGTCAAGGGCGGCCATGTGTCTTTTAGATCCGACAAAAGCGAGCTGATTGGTGATTTGCATTCTGATCCGGACAGCTTGTTGGATGTCGGGCTTACCAATGGATCAATCCTTACAGGCAACGTATTTGGGGTTAATTTAATGACCATTGGTATCGACTCGAAATGGTTCATGAGTAGGCAGACCGAAATCGGCTCGATGGTTTTGGACGGCGGCAGCGTTGGCTTCACCGGAGACGGCTTTCATTCGCTTTCGCTGGGCAAGCTGTCCGGCTCCGGGCTTTTCGATATGCGTATCAACCTGGACGACGGCACCGGCGATTTGCTCAGCGTGAACGGGGAAGCCTCGGGCAGGCATCGTCTGCGTATTCAAAACACCGGCACCGAAGCCGTCCCCGCCGAGTTCGACCCGCTTCGGGTGGTTCACACCGAAGGCGGGGATGCCGAGTTCGGGCTGGTGGGCGGTCGGGCGGATCTCGGGGTGTATTCCTACGCGCTTGAGCGCCAGGGGACGGACTGGTTCATCGTCGGGTCCGGCAAGGAGATCAGTCCTTCCACCAAAAGTGCGCTGGCGTTGTTCAACACGGCACCAACGGTGTGGAACAGCGAGTTGACGACGTTGCGCAGTCGTATGGGGGAAGTGCGGGGTCAGGAGCAGGGCGGCGGCTGGATGCGTACCTATGGCAGTCGCTTCAATGCGTCGCTGGATTCCGGCGTTGACTACAGCCAGAAGCAGCAGGGTCTGTCGTTTGGTGCTGACGCGCCTGTGCCGGTTGGCAACGGTCAGTTGTTGCTCGGATTGATGGGCGGTTACAGCAAGTCGGATCTGGACATTGGCCGAGGCACTTCGGGTCAGGTCGACAGCTATTACGTCGGCGCGTATGGCACGTGGTTGTCGGAGGGCGGCTATTACCTGGACGGCGTGCTGAAACTCAACCAGTTCCATAACGAGTCCAAGGTGGCGATGAGCGATGGCACCAAAGCCAAAGGCGACTACAGCAGCAAGGCGCTGGGCGGCTCGCTGGAAGTCGGCAAGCATGTAAAGCTGGGCGATGAGTATTTCGTCGAGCCGTTCGCGCAGGTGTCCAGCGTCTGGATCGATGGCAGCCGCTACACGCTGGACAACGGCATGCAGGCCAGGACCAACCAGACTCAGTCGGTGCTGGGCAAGGTCGGCAGTACCGTGGGGCGCAGCTTCGCCCTGAAGGACGGCGGTGTTGTTAAGCCCTACGCACGGGTGGCGTTGGCCCACGAGTTTTCCCGCAGTAATGACGTCAGCGTGAACGGTCAGCGTTTTGACAACGACCTCTTTGGCTCTCGCGCTGAACTGGGCGCAGGTGTGTCGGTGTCGTTGTCCGAGCGACTTCAGGTACACGTTGATTTCGATTACATGAAGGGTGAGCATGTTGAGCAGCCTTGGGGTGCGAACGTAGGTGTGCGCCTGGCGTTCTGA
- a CDS encoding methyl-accepting chemotaxis protein has protein sequence MRNNQPITQRERTFPAQQRLISTTDARGVITYCNDAFIEISGFSEDELIKSPHNTVRHPDVPAAVFEHMWTTLKQGLPWMGIVKNRCKNGDHYWVNAYVTPVFENKQVVGFESVRIKPTAEQVRRAEALYKRLNSGKSAVPGRDKWLPILQDWLPFILVSQLSFLIGVWLNSHWGFVLAAALSVPLGLLGLSWQQRGLKRLMRLAEQTTSDPLIAQMYTDSRGAQARLEMSILSQEARLKTCLTRLQDTAEHLNAQARQSDSLAQASSTGLERQRVETEQVATAVNQMAATTQEVANHVQRTADATQQANELTRRGREIASDTREAIQRLSTSVGETGLTVTQLAKDSDEIGGVVDVIKGIADQTNLLALNAAIEAARAGEMGRGFAVVADEVRQLAQRTTESTGQIHALIAKLQQTATNAVQTMNTGRRQAEEGVQQVMEADKALVGISDAVANITDMTTQIAAATEEQSSVAEEVSRNISTIAHLADQTSEEARRSATLSAELTHTANTQYSLVERFNR, from the coding sequence ATGCGAAATAACCAGCCCATCACTCAACGCGAACGGACCTTCCCGGCGCAGCAGCGGTTGATCTCCACCACCGATGCGCGCGGCGTCATCACCTATTGCAACGACGCCTTCATTGAAATCAGCGGTTTTTCCGAAGATGAACTAATCAAATCGCCCCACAACACCGTCCGCCATCCGGACGTGCCGGCGGCGGTCTTCGAGCACATGTGGACCACGCTCAAGCAGGGCCTGCCGTGGATGGGGATCGTCAAGAACCGCTGCAAGAACGGCGACCACTATTGGGTCAACGCCTACGTCACGCCGGTCTTCGAGAACAAACAGGTCGTGGGCTTCGAGTCCGTGCGCATCAAGCCGACAGCTGAACAGGTGCGTCGCGCCGAAGCCCTCTACAAACGCCTGAACAGCGGCAAGAGCGCTGTGCCAGGCCGTGACAAATGGCTGCCGATATTGCAGGACTGGCTGCCGTTCATCCTGGTCAGCCAGTTGAGCTTTCTGATTGGCGTCTGGCTGAATTCCCATTGGGGTTTCGTGCTCGCCGCCGCGCTGTCGGTGCCGCTGGGCCTGCTGGGCTTGAGCTGGCAGCAGCGTGGCCTCAAGCGCCTGATGCGTCTGGCCGAGCAAACCACGTCCGACCCGCTGATCGCGCAGATGTACACCGACAGCCGCGGCGCACAGGCGCGGCTGGAGATGTCGATTCTCAGCCAGGAAGCGCGTCTCAAGACCTGCCTCACCCGCCTGCAGGACACCGCCGAACACCTCAACGCTCAGGCGCGTCAGTCCGACAGCCTGGCGCAGGCCAGCTCCACCGGCCTGGAACGTCAGCGCGTCGAAACCGAACAGGTCGCCACCGCTGTCAACCAGATGGCCGCGACCACGCAAGAAGTCGCCAATCACGTGCAGCGCACCGCTGACGCCACGCAGCAGGCCAACGAGCTGACCCGTCGCGGCCGCGAGATCGCCAGCGACACACGCGAGGCGATTCAGCGCTTGTCCACCTCGGTGGGAGAAACCGGCCTGACGGTGACCCAGTTGGCGAAAGACAGCGACGAAATCGGCGGCGTTGTCGATGTCATCAAAGGCATCGCCGATCAGACCAACCTGCTGGCCCTCAACGCCGCCATCGAAGCCGCCCGCGCGGGCGAAATGGGTCGTGGCTTTGCCGTCGTCGCCGATGAAGTCCGCCAACTGGCCCAACGCACCACCGAATCCACCGGCCAGATCCACGCCCTCATCGCCAAGCTGCAACAGACGGCCACCAACGCGGTGCAGACCATGAACACAGGTCGTCGCCAGGCAGAAGAAGGCGTCCAGCAGGTCATGGAGGCCGACAAGGCGCTGGTGGGCATCAGCGACGCAGTGGCCAACATCACCGACATGACCACGCAGATCGCGGCCGCCACTGAAGAGCAAAGCTCGGTGGCAGAAGAGGTGAGCCGCAACATCAGCACCATCGCGCACCTGGCCGACCAGACCTCTGAGGAAGCACGTCGCTCTGCCACGCTCAGTGCGGAGCTGACCCACACAGCCAACACGCAATACTCACTGGTGGAGCGCTTTAACCGCTGA
- a CDS encoding antibiotic biosynthesis monooxygenase — translation MTPAAAHLPFSQFVEFAVDPQHQAGLVGALNERFERFTRTYPGFVRASVQVSEDRQRVLSHVQWLSKTDCERAFENAEQGEGDIWELIRRHRATSMIFNAYEVAGEVVGPR, via the coding sequence ATGACACCAGCAGCCGCTCATCTTCCGTTCAGTCAGTTCGTTGAGTTCGCCGTCGACCCGCAGCATCAGGCCGGGCTGGTCGGGGCGCTCAACGAACGTTTCGAGCGCTTCACGCGCACCTACCCAGGCTTTGTCCGCGCCAGCGTGCAGGTCAGCGAAGACCGTCAGCGGGTGCTGAGCCATGTGCAATGGCTGTCGAAGACCGACTGCGAGCGCGCGTTCGAGAACGCCGAGCAGGGCGAAGGGGACATTTGGGAGTTGATTCGTCGACACCGGGCGACGTCGATGATCTTTAATGCGTACGAAGTGGCGGGTGAAGTCGTAGGACCGCGTTAG
- a CDS encoding CPBP family intramembrane glutamic endopeptidase, translating to MSAQRWTTLFLLSLGYGVALLYGQLSVPVVITFGLLIMAGICASHFQHRAVRLFGHALFIAIAAGLASHWLPGFISARAIAGVRLSPEATPYSMYLNLDRPLIGFWIAIACPWVFVAFSPRRWLGVTSIALPVTAAACLSTALLLGLVGWSPKWPGQTGIWALNNLLLVALTEELLFRGYLQGSLKKWLQHLPYHDAMAIGMASALFGLAHIGGGWEWALLAGIAGVGYGVAYRLGGLPAAVLTHFGVNLLHFSLFTYPMFDR from the coding sequence ATGTCGGCGCAACGCTGGACAACCCTCTTTCTGCTGTCTCTCGGCTACGGTGTGGCGCTGCTCTACGGCCAGCTCAGCGTTCCCGTGGTTATCACGTTCGGATTGCTGATCATGGCCGGCATCTGCGCCAGCCATTTCCAGCACCGCGCCGTCCGCCTGTTCGGTCACGCCCTATTTATCGCCATTGCCGCGGGACTGGCCAGTCACTGGTTACCCGGTTTCATCAGTGCACGGGCGATTGCCGGCGTGCGCCTGAGCCCCGAAGCCACGCCGTATTCGATGTACCTGAATCTCGACAGGCCCCTCATTGGCTTCTGGATCGCAATTGCCTGCCCCTGGGTGTTTGTCGCGTTTAGTCCACGACGGTGGCTGGGCGTCACCAGCATCGCCCTGCCCGTCACCGCCGCAGCGTGTTTATCAACAGCGCTATTGCTGGGCCTCGTCGGCTGGTCGCCAAAGTGGCCCGGGCAAACGGGCATCTGGGCGCTGAACAACCTGCTGCTGGTCGCGCTGACCGAGGAACTGCTTTTTCGGGGTTACCTGCAAGGGAGCCTGAAAAAATGGCTGCAACACTTGCCTTACCACGACGCAATGGCAATCGGGATGGCGTCGGCACTCTTCGGCCTTGCGCACATCGGCGGTGGCTGGGAGTGGGCGCTTCTGGCGGGCATCGCAGGCGTAGGGTATGGAGTGGCTTATCGACTGGGCGGCCTGCCCGCCGCCGTGCTCACCCACTTTGGTGTGAATCTGCTGCATTTCAGCCTGTTCACCTATCCGATGTTCGACCGGTAA
- the soxR gene encoding redox-sensitive transcriptional activator SoxR, with translation MLTQDIPPTARELTVGQLSARSGVAITALRFYEAKGLISSQRNAGNQRRYPRDVLRRVALIKTAQRLGIPLATIQTALQTLPQGRPPSLDDWTRLSERWKTDLDERINRLTALRDQLNGCIGCGCLSMEACPLRNFGDSLSEQGAGPRLLDQD, from the coding sequence ATGCTCACCCAGGACATCCCGCCCACCGCCCGCGAACTCACTGTTGGCCAGTTGTCCGCCCGCAGCGGCGTGGCCATCACCGCGCTGCGCTTTTATGAGGCGAAAGGCCTGATCAGCAGCCAGCGCAACGCCGGTAATCAGCGTCGCTATCCCAGGGATGTGCTGCGTCGGGTGGCGTTGATCAAAACCGCCCAGCGCCTGGGCATTCCGCTGGCGACGATACAGACCGCGCTGCAGACCCTGCCCCAGGGCCGCCCGCCCAGCCTTGACGACTGGACGCGGCTGTCCGAGCGCTGGAAAACCGATCTGGATGAACGCATCAACCGCCTCACCGCCCTGCGCGACCAACTCAATGGCTGCATCGGTTGCGGCTGCCTGTCGATGGAGGCCTGCCCGCTGCGTAACTTCGGCGACAGCTTGAGCGAGCAAGGCGCCGGGCCGCGACTGCTGGATCAGGATTGA
- a CDS encoding FAD/NAD(P)-binding protein, with protein MSAEHNGPDADILIVGGGLSGTMLAVQLLRLPGQRRILIVESRSELGRGEAYSATELGHTLNGNAARMSVDPDDVDDLTRWLTDYIAAGGWPESDQQQVPVAELFPPRGIFGLYVQQRLEEARVVGERHGSTVKHVRGEVTDLQTDAAGLRLTLANGEHLTGRFGVLATGMFAAARTPQRDSNGLNAAAVDPWDVNAMRQLDPQGRVLIIGSGLTMVDAVVSLEQAGHRGPIGVFSRHGLLPHVRRQPPTWPDFLAADPNIRSTRQLVRALRQQCARAAEQGIDWQAPLDTVRVHIPRLWSQASDLQRRQFVRHVRPWWESHHHRSPPPSAHLLDRLIGEGRLNIHAASLLSVEGAEAGQVRISIRYRGQDNATTESGAALINSTGIQYDWRRVDRPLPRNLLARGLIQPGPLALGIAADAAGAVMDADGRHSSRLFAMGPPLRGLWWESTAVTDVALQAKLLAARLAAASNVPS; from the coding sequence ATGAGCGCTGAACACAATGGGCCTGACGCCGACATCCTCATCGTCGGCGGTGGCCTCAGCGGCACGATGCTCGCGGTGCAGCTGCTGCGCTTGCCGGGCCAGCGGCGGATCCTGATCGTCGAGTCACGCAGCGAGTTGGGCCGGGGCGAGGCCTACAGCGCTACCGAGCTGGGCCATACGTTGAACGGCAACGCCGCGCGCATGAGTGTCGACCCGGACGATGTCGACGATCTCACCCGCTGGCTGACCGACTATATCGCCGCCGGCGGCTGGCCGGAGTCTGATCAGCAGCAGGTGCCGGTGGCCGAGCTGTTTCCGCCCCGCGGAATTTTCGGTCTGTACGTTCAGCAGCGCCTGGAAGAGGCCCGGGTGGTCGGCGAGCGGCACGGCTCGACCGTCAAGCACGTGCGCGGCGAAGTCACCGACCTGCAGACTGACGCCGCCGGCCTGCGACTGACCCTCGCCAATGGTGAGCACCTGACCGGCCGCTTTGGCGTACTGGCCACGGGCATGTTCGCCGCCGCCCGCACGCCTCAGCGTGATTCAAACGGCCTCAACGCCGCCGCCGTTGATCCGTGGGACGTAAACGCCATGCGCCAGCTCGATCCTCAGGGCCGGGTGTTGATCATCGGCTCGGGCCTGACCATGGTCGACGCTGTGGTCTCGCTGGAACAAGCAGGGCATCGCGGGCCCATCGGCGTGTTTTCCCGCCACGGTCTGTTGCCCCACGTGCGCCGTCAGCCGCCGACGTGGCCGGATTTCCTCGCTGCTGATCCGAACATTCGCAGCACCCGGCAACTGGTCAGGGCCTTGCGCCAGCAGTGCGCCCGAGCGGCGGAGCAGGGCATCGATTGGCAGGCGCCGCTCGACACCGTGCGCGTGCACATTCCACGGCTGTGGAGTCAGGCGTCTGACTTGCAACGGCGCCAATTCGTACGCCACGTCCGGCCGTGGTGGGAAAGCCATCACCACCGCTCGCCACCGCCCAGTGCGCACTTGCTGGATCGGCTGATCGGTGAAGGGCGCTTGAACATCCACGCCGCCTCATTGCTCAGCGTGGAGGGCGCCGAGGCCGGACAAGTCCGCATAAGCATTCGCTATCGCGGCCAGGACAACGCCACCACGGAGAGCGGCGCAGCGCTGATCAACTCGACCGGCATTCAATACGACTGGCGCCGTGTCGATCGTCCCTTGCCGCGTAACCTGTTGGCGCGCGGCCTGATTCAGCCGGGGCCGCTCGCGCTGGGGATCGCCGCCGATGCTGCAGGCGCCGTCATGGACGCCGATGGGCGCCACTCGTCGCGGTTGTTCGCCATGGGCCCGCCCTTGCGCGGGCTGTGGTGGGAAAGCACCGCCGTGACCGACGTGGCCCTGCAGGCCAAGCTGCTGGCGGCGCGACTGGCGGCGGCGAGCAACGTGCCGAGCTGA
- the rlmM gene encoding 23S rRNA (cytidine(2498)-2'-O)-methyltransferase RlmM: MNTLFMHCRPGFESEVCSELSEHAARLEVSGYAKAKTDAAFAEFICTEADGAERLMNSLKFRELIFPRQWARGVFVQLPETDRISVILEHMAGFTPCGSLWLEVVDTNDGKELSTFCRKFEAPLRKALEKAGKLVDNPSLPRLLLTFKSGREVFLGLADANNSAMWPMGIPRLKFPREAPSRSTLKLEEAWHHFIPRDQWDERLSGDMTAVDLGAAPGGWTYQLVRRGMLVTAIDNGPMAESLMDTGLVQHLMADGFTFKPRQPVDWMVCDIVEKPARNAALLETWLGEGLCREAVVNLKLPMKQRYAEVRRLLERIEDGFKARGVKVAIGCKQLYHDREEVTCHLRRLDMKRKG; this comes from the coding sequence GTGAACACCCTTTTCATGCATTGCCGCCCCGGCTTCGAAAGCGAGGTCTGCTCGGAACTCAGCGAGCACGCCGCCCGCCTTGAGGTGTCCGGCTACGCCAAGGCGAAGACCGACGCCGCCTTTGCCGAATTCATCTGCACCGAGGCCGATGGCGCCGAGCGGTTGATGAACAGCCTGAAGTTTCGCGAGCTGATTTTCCCCCGGCAGTGGGCCCGTGGTGTGTTTGTCCAGCTGCCTGAAACCGACCGCATCAGCGTGATCCTCGAACACATGGCCGGCTTTACGCCGTGCGGCAGCCTGTGGCTGGAAGTGGTCGACACCAACGACGGCAAAGAGCTCTCGACCTTCTGCCGCAAGTTCGAAGCGCCGTTGCGCAAGGCCCTGGAGAAGGCCGGCAAACTGGTCGACAACCCGAGCCTGCCGCGCCTGCTGCTGACCTTCAAAAGCGGGCGCGAGGTGTTTCTCGGGCTGGCCGACGCGAATAACTCGGCGATGTGGCCCATGGGCATTCCGCGCCTGAAATTTCCCCGGGAAGCGCCCAGCCGCTCGACCCTCAAGCTTGAAGAGGCCTGGCACCACTTCATCCCTCGCGATCAGTGGGACGAACGCCTGTCGGGCGACATGACTGCGGTCGACCTCGGCGCAGCACCCGGCGGCTGGACCTACCAGCTGGTGCGGCGCGGCATGCTGGTCACCGCGATCGACAACGGACCGATGGCCGAAAGCCTGATGGACACCGGGCTGGTGCAGCACTTGATGGCGGACGGCTTTACCTTCAAGCCGCGTCAGCCGGTGGACTGGATGGTCTGCGACATCGTCGAAAAGCCCGCACGCAACGCCGCGCTGCTGGAAACCTGGCTGGGTGAAGGTCTGTGCCGCGAGGCGGTGGTCAATCTCAAGTTGCCGATGAAGCAACGTTACGCCGAAGTGCGACGCCTGCTGGAGCGCATCGAAGACGGCTTCAAGGCGCGCGGCGTCAAGGTCGCCATCGGTTGCAAGCAGCTGTACCACGACCGCGAAGAAGTGACCTGCCATTTGCGCAGGCTGGACATGAAGCGCAAGGGCTGA